A genome region from Cucurbita pepo subsp. pepo cultivar mu-cu-16 chromosome LG02, ASM280686v2, whole genome shotgun sequence includes the following:
- the LOC111787952 gene encoding endoglucanase 9-like — MAATTNAPTFFFFLLLLSSSFSFYTARANPNYRDALAKSLLFFQGQRSGRIPNGQQIAWRSNSGLYDGELAHVDLTGGYYDAGDNVKFNLPMAFTTTMLSWGALEYGARMGSELPNTRAAIRWATDYLLKCATATPGKLYVGVGDPNVDHKCWERPEDMDTVRTVYSVSAANPGSDVAGETAAALAAASLVFRRVDRKYSGLLLATAKKVFQFAVEHRGSYSDSLGSAVCPFYCSYSGYKDELVWGATWLLRATNDVRYFNLLKSLGGDDVPDIFSWDNKYAGAHVLLSRRALLNNDKNFDSYKQEAESFMCRILPNSPYSSTQYTQGGLMFKLPQSNLQYVTSITFLLTTYSKYMSAAKHTFNCGGVLVTPTSLKNLAKQQVDYILGVNPLKMSYMVGFGKTFPKRIHHRGSSLPSKASHPQAIGCDGGFQPFFYSYNPNPNILTGAVVGGPNQNDGFPDDRSDYSHSEPATYINAALVGPLAFFSGKTK, encoded by the exons ATGGCTGCCACCACAAACGCTCccacattcttcttcttcctcctcctcctctcgtCTTCCTTCTCGTTCTATACCGCTCGTGCCAACCCCAATTATCGAGACGCTTTGGCTAAGTCCTTATTGTTCTTCCAAGGACAACGCTCTGGTAGAATCCCAAATGGTCAACAAATCGCTTGGAGGTCCAACTCTGGTCTCTATGACGGTGAACTCGCTCAT GTGGATTTAACCGGCGGGTACTACGACGCCGGCGACAATGTCAAATTCAACTTACCGATGGCATTCACAACCACAATGCTTTCATGGGGAGCACTCGAGTACGGAGCGCGTATGGGCTCGGAGTTACCCAACACACGCGCCGCCATCCGTTGGGCCACGGACTACCTTCTCAAGTGCGCAACCGCCACACCCGGCAAGCTCTACGTCGGCGTCGGCGACCCCAACGTCGACCACAAATGCTGGGAACGACCGGAGGACATGGATACAGTTAGGACTGTCTACTCTGTCTCTGCCGCAAACCCGGGGTCTGATGTGGCCGGCGAGACAGCCGCCGCTCTCGCCGCCGCGTCGTTGGTGTTCCGGCGGGTAGACAGAAAGTACTCCGGGCTGCTATTGGCGACGGCGAAGAAGGTGTTTCAGTTTGCCGTTGAGCATCGAGGGTCGTACAGTGATTCGCTTGGATCGGCTGTTTGTCCGTTTTATTGCTCTTATTCTGGGTATAAG gATGAGCTTGTGTGGGGAGCAACATGGCTACTAAGAGCAACAAACGATGTTCGATACTTCAATTTGTTGAAGTCGTTGGGCGGCGACGATGTTCCCGACATCTTTAGTTGGGACAACAAATATGCTGGTGCTCATGTTCTTCTCTCCCGG CGAGCATTACTGAACAATGACAAGAACTTTGATTCCTACAAACAAGAAGCTGAGTCATTCATGTGTCGGATTCTACCTAATTCTCCCTATTCCAGCACTCAATACACACAAG GGGGATTGATGTTCAAGTTGCCACAAAGTAACCTCCAATATGTGACATCCATAACATTTTTGCTGACCACATATTCCAAGTACATGTCCGCCGCCAAGCACACCTTCAACTGCGGCGGCGTTCTTGTCACTCCGACATCCCTCAAGAATCTAGCAAAGCAACAG GTTGATTATATATTGGGAGTGAACCCATTGAAGATGTCATACATGGTGGGGTTTGGCAAAACCTTCCCCAAAAGAATCCACCACAGAGGCTCTTCGCTGCCGTCCAAGGCCAGCCACCCTCAGGCCATCGGCTGCGACGGCGGTTTTCAGCCCTTTTTCTACTCCTACAACCCCAACCCCAACATCTTAACCGGCGCCGTCGTTGGTGGCCCCAATCAGAACGATGGCTTTCCCGACGACCGCTCTGATTACAGCCACTCCGAACCCGCCACGTACATCAACGCCGCCCTTGTTGGCCCCCTTGCCTTCTTCTCTGGCAAGACTAAATGA
- the LOC111787967 gene encoding RNA-binding protein 7-like isoform X1, which translates to MSGRSNGCTIYIGNLDERVSDRVLYDILIQAGRVVDLHIPRDKESGRPRGYAFAEYENEEITNYAVKLFSGLVTLHNRTLKFAVSGQDKPSPSSSAITSSSNISHKSRSQIVPGYSNEISSYSNRLSNSCRFSAYRENHLEAPPYPGLVNQSNGYGSNSDHHNNQYSQRYSGTNLDSFNHPKSRRHDTSYPVHYPPYELLN; encoded by the exons ATGTCAGGAAGATCAAATGGTTGCACTATTTACATAG GTAATTTGGATGAAAGGGTAAGTGATAGAGTTCTGTATGACATTCTAATTCAAGCTGGGCGGGTAGTGGACTTGCACATTCCTCGGGACAAGGAATCCGGCAGGCCCAGGGGTTATGCTTTTGCAGAATATGAAAATGAGGAGATTACCAACTATGCTGTTAAGCTTTTCTCTGGTCTCGTGACTCTACATAATCGTACCCTAAAGTTTGCA GTATCTGGGCAAGACAAGCCTTCACCTAGTAGTAGTGCAATCACTTCATCATCAAATATATCTCATAAATCAAGGTCGCAGATTGTTCCAGGTTATTCTAATGAAATATCTTCATATTCCAATCGCTTGTCAAACTCGTGCAGGTTTTCTGCATACCGAGAGAACCATCTAGAAG CGCCTCCTTACCCTGGGTTAGTTAACCAATCTAATGGGTATGGATCAAATTCGGATCACCACAATAACCAATACAGTCAGAGATATTCTGGGACAAATTTGGATAGCTTTAACCATCCTAAATCACGCCGCCATGATACGAGTTATCCAGTACACTATCCTCCTTATGAACTTTTGAACTAA
- the LOC111787967 gene encoding splicing factor 3B subunit 4-like isoform X2, with product MSGRSNGCTIYIGNLDERVSDRVLYDILIQAGRVVDLHIPRDKESGRPRGYAFAEYENEEITNYAVKLFSGLVTLHNRTLKFAVSGQDKPSPSSSAITSSSNISHKSRFSAYRENHLEAPPYPGLVNQSNGYGSNSDHHNNQYSQRYSGTNLDSFNHPKSRRHDTSYPVHYPPYELLN from the exons ATGTCAGGAAGATCAAATGGTTGCACTATTTACATAG GTAATTTGGATGAAAGGGTAAGTGATAGAGTTCTGTATGACATTCTAATTCAAGCTGGGCGGGTAGTGGACTTGCACATTCCTCGGGACAAGGAATCCGGCAGGCCCAGGGGTTATGCTTTTGCAGAATATGAAAATGAGGAGATTACCAACTATGCTGTTAAGCTTTTCTCTGGTCTCGTGACTCTACATAATCGTACCCTAAAGTTTGCA GTATCTGGGCAAGACAAGCCTTCACCTAGTAGTAGTGCAATCACTTCATCATCAAATATATCTCATAAATCAAG GTTTTCTGCATACCGAGAGAACCATCTAGAAG CGCCTCCTTACCCTGGGTTAGTTAACCAATCTAATGGGTATGGATCAAATTCGGATCACCACAATAACCAATACAGTCAGAGATATTCTGGGACAAATTTGGATAGCTTTAACCATCCTAAATCACGCCGCCATGATACGAGTTATCCAGTACACTATCCTCCTTATGAACTTTTGAACTAA